GTGACTGGCTGTGCTGGGCTAGGGGACCCAGggctgctgggctgggctgtgcgTAGGGCCAGGTCATTCAGGGCCTTCTCCATCTGGGACCagaagagagataagagagccTTCCCTAGCTGCTGGTCACTGCAAAGGCCCCACTTGCCTCTTCCCTAACCTGCTAGGATCCTGTCAATATATAGCCCACATTCACCTTAGTACCTTGGGGGTACAGTCTTCCTGTACTTGGGGAAGTAGGTCCTCAGCTGAAAATGGAGCTGGGTCAGCCACCCTAGCCCAGGGGCCCCAGGCAGCCTCACCTTGGGTGACATAATGCTGCGGGCACGGGCCAGCACCTCCTGGGCAGTGGCCAGCTTCTCTGTGATGGGTGGCTGGGGGAGTTCTGCTGGTTCGATGTCGGGCACTTCATCCACGTTAAAACGGGGGTGCCAGCGTGTTAACTGGTCCTCAGGTACCACCATAGGGGGGTTCAGAGAGGCCAGGAAGGTCTGTGCAAGAAAGAGAACACCTGTAATCTCAGACACCTCTGCGTGGGTGGTAGGGCCATCTGGCTCTGTCCCAGCAGACAACCTTGAACCAGGTGTCTGAGCTGAGCTGGAATGGAGCAGCCCCAGTGTCCACTGATGTTATCTCCAGCCCAAGTGTTCACCCTTAGAACTAGAACAGGATGTTTGTTGCTGTCAACAGATGATTTGgctgggggggtaggggggggaATGACTGCTTTTCTTGTGACACTTACCCTGTGGTATTCCCGGACTCGCTCCACCAGATTGTGGCTGAAGACCTGCCGCCGTTGCAGGAGGCGTGAGGCTGTGAGCTGGGGAGCCACTGTACCGCCAGCCTCTGCAGGTAAAGTCCAGGTCTGAGGCCCTAAGCCAGATCCAGCCTGATACCCAATCCCCAACCACAAGTTTAGGAAAGACCCATGGCCCAGTGCAGATTATGGTCATGATGAGCTCACCCTGATCTAGCAGTGGTTCAACAGTAAGCTGGTAATCAGATCTCTTGACACTATCCTTGAAGGTGGGAATATTGCGCTCCTGGCGGAAACGGTAACAAGTAGGATACACAGTTTTGATCTGGCCCACATTGTGTTCCTCGAAGCGCCTATAACAAGACAGGCTGGGGTCAGAATAGGCAAGACTACTGGGAGGTAGGCAGGCCAGGCCCTTGCCAACTGCTTACTTGCGCATCATGTCCTGGACACCCTGCTTAATCTTGGTGAAGGTGGCAGTCTCTGAGCGGTTGTAGAGCATGCCCACGATGGTGTCCATGCTGCGGAACATCTCAGCCAGAACCTGGTACTTGTAAGGTAGCACAAGGCCTGGGGGTCCTGGCTGAGCCAGGGCATGGAAGCGCTGATAGGCTGGCAGAGCCTTCTCTCCACTGCAAGGAGGGAGACAGATTTTTCAGGAAAACTCCAAACTCACACCCTTATAGCACCCAAGGGCAAACAGGACCTCCAAAGAACACAAAGCATTCTCCAAAGCCAGTTTACAATACCACTGCCGCTGTAGCCACCGCCCTCCCCAACCCTCACACACACCTCCAATCACTGCAGGATGGAGAAAGAAGACTAGTTCCAAACCATATCCATGTCCTACCCAGTCATCCAGGTACCTCCCTCATCAACCCACCCTGGCTTCACAACCCAGGATCCATACAGTGACAGATAAGTGTCAACAGCTGATGCCCAAAGTTCATGAGAGTGCTTAAGGCAGGAATGGTCTGCACCTGCTCATGAAGGAAATATCCAGAGCGTGAACCAAACTGGAAACCCAGCCAGTGACCAGCCCAGCTCTGCTTCCATCTCCACAGCCTCTTGAAGAGCATCCTGACCAGCACACCCACGACCCAAGACTCACCATGGCTCTGTAGGGTTCTCCTCGACTTTGGGCATACTAGACTCCCCCACATCCTCTGCACTGGCCCTCAGCTCCTGCACCCGAGCTCCCAGCTCCTTTGCACGCTGCAGGCACGACTTAAGTTCTGAGAAGGTGACCTTGGAGGGGATCTGTCAACACAGGCACTGTCAGTTGACAGTCACCTCTGGCGCTCTGCCGCCCCCACCTAGGCCAGCCTCCTCACCGGGTCCTCCTGGGCTGCAGGGTGGCGCTGTCGGCTCACAGAGTGACTCCCTGCAGCTTTtgctttctttgtcttcttgccaGGAGCTGGGGGACTAGGGTCGGAGATCTGGTCGGAAGGACACTATAGGTAACCAGAGGGCTGCAGTGACTCTCTCTCCCTGGGCCCAGGTCGCCCTGGGCCGACCCTCGAGCCTCATCTTGGACTACACCCCAGCTCTACGCCAGTCGCCGTCCAATCCTCCCTTCTGAGGCTTCGATTCCCACGGCGAATAGCCCGTTCTGTACTTCCCGACGGAGGGGTCCCCAGGGTGCATCCCCCCATccgccctgccccctcccctgcctcAGTTGTTTCCCCTCCTGCATCCTCACCTCGGCAGCGGGCAATCGCAGCCTCCTGCGCGCTGGTGGTGCCGCGTCGCCGCGGGCTGGTTCGGCGAGCGGGCGGGCGCGCTTGCGGCTGCTCCCAGGGGCCGAGACCGGGGTGCTGGGGGCAcatttgctggggctcggggtaCGCCAGATCGGCTTGGCCCGAGGCGGTACGGAGCCGCAGGGCGTGGGGCGACGGCGTGCGAAAAAGTCGGTGAGGCGGCGCTGCGCCATGGCAGAGCCGAGCGGAGTAGGGCGGCGAGACGCGGATCTGCGGAAGAAAAGAGAAGCAGGAAGGAGCTGGACCCGCGCTTCCCGCCGACTTTCGCGCCACGACTGGCCCCGCCCCCAGCGTGTCACGTCACCGTCGTTCCAACGCGCATGCGCCCGCTCGTTGCCCCGCCCCCGACGCAAGGGCTCCACCCGATCTGGCCAAGCCGGGAGCTCCTCGGGGGGCCAGTCGGAGAAGCTGGGGTTCGGACTCAACTTCTGTGAGAGTTCTATGGAAAACTCGAagtggggttggggagaaagcataatggttatgcaaaaggttttgcatgcctgaggctctgatgaccCAGATTCAATTTCCAGCAACATCAAAAGCCGAGCTGAGGACGGGTGTAGATTGCATACTGGTTCTACAgaaactctgatgcctgaggatccaaagtccaggttcagtcccctacaacaccttaagccagagctgagcagtgttctagttaaagtaaaatttaaaaaacaataatgaagTGGGGGGCAGGCGGCATCGCACCTAGTAAAGGACACATCACTATGCTTAATGCCTAAGGTTTGAGCCACAGCTCCCCGACTGCTGTGAGTgtgctccatgagtggtgaagcaagtctgcaggtgtttctctcttcctccccctctcagtttctcggtcctgtcaaataagagagaaaagaaatggggctcggggcgtaaggatcccggttcaagccccggctccccacctgcaggggagtcccttcacaggcggtgaagcaggtcggcaggtatctgtctttctctccccctctctgtcttcccttcctctctccatttctctctgtcctatccaacaacgacgacatcaataacaactacaacaataaacaacaagggcaacaaaaggaaataaaatttttttaaaaagtggggcccgagtggtggcacatctggttgagcacacataattgcaacaggcaaggacccaggttggagcacccagtcctcacctaaaggtgaaaagctttgcaagtggtgagcagtgctgcaggtgtctctcctcttctatctcccccttctctctcaatttctggccatctctgttcaataaataaataaagataataaaaattgtaaaaataaatggaaaaaggagggcgggtggtagcgcagtgagttaagcgcaggtggcgcaaagcgcaaggactgagcgtaaggatccggttttgagccttggctccccaactataggggagtctcttcacaggcggtgaagcaggtctgcaggtgtctgtctttctctccctctctgtcttaacctcctctctccatttctctcagtcttatccaacaacgacgccatcaacaacaacaacaataatagctacaacaataaaaacaatggcaacaaatgggaaaataaataataaacaaaaaaatttttttaatgggaaaaaacggccaccaggagcggtggattcatagtgctggcaccgagcttcagcgataaccctggttgtaaaaattaaattaattaattagttaataaatttaaaagaaaaccagctgggggggggcgggcagtagtgcagcgggttaagcgcacatgacacacaaagcgcaaggactggcataagaactcgggttggagcccctgctccccacctccaggggagtcgcttcacagatggtgaagcaggtctgcaggtgtccatctttctccccccctcactgtctcccttcctctctcgatttctctctgtcctatccagcaacaacaacagcaatggcaacaataacaacaacaagggcaacaaaaacaaaaacaaaatgggaaaaatggcctccgggagcagtggattgtagtacaggcactgagccccagcaataaccctggaggcaagaaaaaaagaaaaccagctcgggcagggaagatagcataatgatttttttaaagattgtttttgtttttaaatatttatttactcccttttgttgcccttgttttattgttgtagttattgatgtcgtcgttgttggataggacagagagaaatggagagaggaggggcagacagagaaggggttgagaaagatagacacctgcaaaactgcttcaccgcttgtgaagcgactcccctcccctacagatgggtagctgggggctcgaacccggatccttacaccggtccttgtgttttgcgccacctgcacttaacccgctgtgctaccgccagactcgcAGCTAAACAATTatgtaaacagattctcatgcctgaagctccatgtCCCGGGTtaactcccccacaccaccataagccagtactctaataaaaaattttttagttatgtggtccagaaggtggcgcattggtaaagctttgaactctcaagcatgaggtcccgagttgatccgcagcagcacacgtgccagagtgttgcctggtgctttctctctcctcctatctttctcagaaaaaataaaaccttaaaaaatttttttttttaattacagaaataaagaaagaaaactggaatctgggcagtagcgcagcgggttaagcgcacatggcacaaagtgcaaggactggctcaaggatcccggttcaagccctcagctctccacctatggggggggggtcgcttcgcaagcggtgaagcaggtctgcaggtgtcttctttctctccccttctctgtctccccttctctctcgatttctctctgtcctatctagcaacaacagctataacaaccataacaaaggcaacaaaatgggaaaaatagcctccaagagcagtggatttgcactgCTAgcacaagtgataaccctggaggccgaagaagaagaagaagaagaagaagaagaagaagaagaagaagaagaagaagaagaagaagaagaagaagaagaagaagaagaagaagaagaatgagaaaagagagagtgagagaaaaccaaacaaagcatggctatttaaaaaaaattattatctttatttgttggtatgcatgagaccccttctgtttcatttggtttaaatcccccctgcttaacactattctatttacataaccacttcattctatttacataaccactgttaacaagttccaccctccctccagggcatttgtggttcagtgataggattctctcctgctctgccccctctttgtcacactctgattttcaccagtcacttttctctccaccctctctatgtcacatcctgtttccactctacttgggaagtatatataaagacagcattgtgagttttagagtactttaccttgagttcagcttagctcctcttagattgtgctgtgtcctgcatgaataaagagatactgcgtacaacccagccatgagtccctggtcgtctgttacccgcccgtgaagccagcccggcgaaaacaacataacccgtcaaaaacaacatttatttatttgcataaagacagccagaaattgagagggaaga
The DNA window shown above is from Erinaceus europaeus chromosome 2, mEriEur2.1, whole genome shotgun sequence and carries:
- the CDT1 gene encoding DNA replication factor Cdt1 isoform X2; translated protein: MAQRRLTDFFARRRPTPCGSVPPRAKPIWRTPSPSKCAPSTPVSAPGSSRKRARPLAEPARGDAAPPARRRLRLPAAECPSDQISDPSPPAPGKKTKKAKAAGSHSVSRQRHPAAQEDPVTFSELKSCLQRAKELGARVQELRASAEDVGESSMPKVEENPTEPCGEKALPAYQRFHALAQPGPPGLVLPYKYQVLAEMFRSMDTIVGMLYNRSETATFTKIKQGVQDMMRKRFEEHNVGQIKTVYPTCYRFRQERNIPTFKDSVKRSDYQLTVEPLLDQEAGGTVAPQLTASRLLQRRQVFSHNLVERVREYHRTFLASLNPPMVVPEDQLTRWHPRFNVDEVPDIEPAELPQPPITEKLATAQEVLARARSIMSPKMEKALNDLALRTAQPSSPGSPSPAQPVTPPATLSSALKGVSQSLLERIRAKEAQKQLAQMTRRPEQEQRLQRLQRLPELARVLRNIFVSERKPALPMEVACARMVGSYCTAMSHGEMEKHVKLLSELLPDWVSLHHIRTDTYVKLDKAAELAGITEQLARLTQAEESL
- the CDT1 gene encoding DNA replication factor Cdt1 isoform X1, translating into MAQRRLTDFFARRRPTPCGSVPPRAKPIWRTPSPSKCAPSTPVSAPGSSRKRARPLAEPARGDAAPPARRRLRLPAAECPSDQISDPSPPAPGKKTKKAKAAGSHSVSRQRHPAAQEDPIPSKVTFSELKSCLQRAKELGARVQELRASAEDVGESSMPKVEENPTEPCGEKALPAYQRFHALAQPGPPGLVLPYKYQVLAEMFRSMDTIVGMLYNRSETATFTKIKQGVQDMMRKRFEEHNVGQIKTVYPTCYRFRQERNIPTFKDSVKRSDYQLTVEPLLDQEAGGTVAPQLTASRLLQRRQVFSHNLVERVREYHRTFLASLNPPMVVPEDQLTRWHPRFNVDEVPDIEPAELPQPPITEKLATAQEVLARARSIMSPKMEKALNDLALRTAQPSSPGSPSPAQPVTPPATLSSALKGVSQSLLERIRAKEAQKQLAQMTRRPEQEQRLQRLQRLPELARVLRNIFVSERKPALPMEVACARMVGSYCTAMSHGEMEKHVKLLSELLPDWVSLHHIRTDTYVKLDKAAELAGITEQLARLTQAEESL
- the CDT1 gene encoding DNA replication factor Cdt1 isoform X3, producing the protein MAQRRLTDFFARRRPTPCGSVPPRAKPIWRTPSPSKCAPSTPVSAPGSSRKRARPLAEPARGDAAPPARRRLRLPAAEISDPSPPAPGKKTKKAKAAGSHSVSRQRHPAAQEDPIPSKVTFSELKSCLQRAKELGARVQELRASAEDVGESSMPKVEENPTEPCGEKALPAYQRFHALAQPGPPGLVLPYKYQVLAEMFRSMDTIVGMLYNRSETATFTKIKQGVQDMMRKRFEEHNVGQIKTVYPTCYRFRQERNIPTFKDSVKRSDYQLTVEPLLDQEAGGTVAPQLTASRLLQRRQVFSHNLVERVREYHRTFLASLNPPMVVPEDQLTRWHPRFNVDEVPDIEPAELPQPPITEKLATAQEVLARARSIMSPKMEKALNDLALRTAQPSSPGSPSPAQPVTPPATLSSALKGVSQSLLERIRAKEAQKQLAQMTRRPEQEQRLQRLQRLPELARVLRNIFVSERKPALPMEVACARMVGSYCTAMSHGEMEKHVKLLSELLPDWVSLHHIRTDTYVKLDKAAELAGITEQLARLTQAEESL